A part of Streptomyces sp. NBC_01451 genomic DNA contains:
- a CDS encoding DNA-directed RNA polymerase subunit alpha, translated as MLIAQRPSLTEEVVDEFRSRFVIEPLEPGFGYTLGNSLRRTLLSSIPGAAVTSIRVDGVLHEFTTVPGVKEDVTDLILNIKQLVVSSEQDEPVVMYLRKQGPGLVTAADIAPPAGVEVHNPDLVLATLNGKGKLEMELTVERGRGYVSAVQNKQVGQEIGRIPVDSIYSPVLKVTYKVEATRVEQRTDFDKLIVDIETKQAMRPRDAMASAGKTLVELFGLARELNIDAEGIDMGPSPTDAALAADLVLPIEELDLTVRSYNCLKREGVHSVGELVARSEADLLDIRNFGAKSIDEVKAKLADMGLALKDSPPGFNPTAAADAFGADNDADGGFVETEQY; from the coding sequence GTGCTGATTGCTCAGCGTCCATCCCTGACCGAAGAAGTCGTCGACGAGTTCCGCTCCCGGTTCGTCATCGAGCCGCTGGAGCCGGGCTTCGGCTACACCCTCGGGAACTCTCTGCGTCGTACGCTCCTCTCCTCGATCCCGGGTGCGGCGGTCACGTCTATCCGCGTCGACGGTGTCCTGCACGAGTTCACCACCGTGCCGGGCGTCAAGGAGGACGTCACCGACCTCATCCTCAACATCAAGCAGCTGGTCGTCTCCTCGGAGCAGGACGAGCCTGTCGTGATGTACCTGCGCAAGCAGGGTCCCGGCCTCGTCACCGCCGCCGACATCGCGCCGCCGGCCGGCGTCGAGGTGCACAACCCCGACCTCGTCCTCGCCACGCTCAACGGCAAGGGCAAGCTGGAGATGGAGCTGACCGTCGAGCGCGGTCGCGGCTACGTCTCCGCCGTGCAGAACAAGCAGGTGGGTCAGGAGATCGGGCGTATCCCGGTCGACTCGATCTACTCGCCGGTCCTGAAGGTCACGTACAAGGTCGAGGCCACGCGTGTCGAGCAGCGCACCGACTTCGACAAGCTGATCGTCGACATCGAGACCAAGCAGGCCATGCGTCCCCGTGACGCCATGGCGTCGGCCGGTAAGACGCTCGTCGAGCTGTTCGGACTCGCCCGCGAGCTCAACATCGACGCCGAGGGCATCGACATGGGCCCGTCCCCCACGGACGCCGCCCTCGCGGCCGACCTGGTGCTGCCGATCGAGGAGCTCGACCTCACCGTCCGCTCCTACAACTGCCTCAAGCGTGAGGGCGTCCACTCCGTGGGCGAGCTCGTCGCCCGCTCCGAGGCCGACCTGCTGGACATCCGCAACTTCGGTGCGAAGTCCATCGACGAGGTCAAGGCGAAGCTGGCCGACATGGGCCTGGCCCTGAAGGACAGCCCGCCCGGATTCAACCCGACCGCCGCCGCCGACGCCTTCGGTGCGGACAACGACGCGGACGGCGGTTTCGTGGAGACCGAGCAGTACTGA
- a CDS encoding glycoside hydrolase family 5 protein: MRHAYLWRVTVPRTFVRARAALVAVVLVVALAPAAQAAAGQEPGAEAEAPSEAAVSAATWTPPLSTRGRWIVDANGDRFKLRSGNWHGASGTWNGSGSADDDADHHAGENSGRMPLGLDRAPIAEIIAGFQEIEINSVRLPFSNEMVHDSRPVTDGSVAANPSLRGRTPLQVYDVVVRELTAAGLAVILNNHTNTTRWCCGVDGNERWNASQSAGTWESDWLFMARRYRNNQRVVGADLYNEVRRNILDDPNWGLGDDHDWFAASQRLGDRILTEADPDLLIIVEGINWTGIPVDGLPHERPTLAPVRRLSHTLVDSGKLVYSAHFYDYTGPNHSGATGTGETSDPRYRDLSPAELTKVLDRQAFFVSSETNTHFTAPVWISEFGVGGRDETGDKQRAWFANFVDQLIRTDADFAYWPLVGWHENRKGNGWALLHWDAEGHRMGVYDGDDWRAAAWTRLISAQGRTGPVPPVADWSMLSPDHGDFVESRRIRALPDWDSGARKAVCPDGQRLLGLSHTGNRGLCSDVSAGPLWDPAGGHVVVVDERYVGPGNDWASGYTKLQCADGHFLTGYSVRGSAVSAALCVAAPAGRLGTAGRTVWFDRGDNRGTAGKGGDFAQGHYKGQCADDEYAAGIAYTARVGSARTPDALYCRRLG, encoded by the coding sequence ATGCGTCACGCATACCTCTGGAGAGTGACCGTGCCCCGAACCTTCGTCAGGGCCAGGGCCGCACTGGTCGCCGTAGTCCTCGTCGTGGCCCTGGCGCCCGCGGCCCAGGCGGCAGCCGGGCAGGAACCCGGCGCCGAGGCGGAAGCACCATCTGAAGCCGCCGTGTCCGCGGCGACTTGGACGCCGCCGCTCAGCACCCGGGGCCGCTGGATCGTCGACGCGAACGGCGACCGCTTCAAGCTGCGGTCCGGCAACTGGCACGGAGCCAGCGGCACCTGGAACGGCTCGGGAAGCGCGGACGACGACGCCGACCATCACGCGGGAGAGAACTCCGGCAGGATGCCGCTCGGACTGGACCGTGCCCCCATCGCCGAGATCATCGCCGGTTTCCAGGAGATCGAGATCAACAGCGTCCGGCTGCCCTTCTCCAACGAGATGGTCCACGACAGCCGTCCCGTCACGGACGGTTCCGTGGCCGCCAATCCCTCCCTGCGCGGCAGGACCCCACTACAGGTGTACGACGTGGTGGTACGCGAACTCACCGCCGCAGGGCTCGCGGTGATCCTCAACAACCACACCAACACCACTCGTTGGTGCTGCGGGGTCGACGGCAACGAACGCTGGAACGCGAGCCAGTCCGCCGGGACCTGGGAGAGCGACTGGCTCTTCATGGCCCGCCGCTACCGGAACAACCAGCGCGTCGTCGGCGCCGACCTCTACAACGAGGTGCGCCGCAACATCCTGGACGACCCCAACTGGGGGCTCGGTGACGACCACGACTGGTTCGCCGCCTCGCAGCGCCTCGGTGACCGCATCCTCACAGAGGCCGACCCCGATCTCCTCATCATCGTGGAGGGCATCAACTGGACCGGCATCCCCGTCGACGGACTCCCCCACGAACGCCCCACCCTGGCGCCCGTACGCCGCCTCTCGCACACGCTCGTCGACTCCGGCAAACTCGTGTATTCCGCTCACTTCTACGACTACACCGGCCCGAACCACAGCGGCGCCACCGGCACGGGCGAGACCAGCGACCCCCGCTACCGCGACCTGAGCCCCGCCGAACTCACCAAGGTACTGGACCGCCAGGCCTTCTTCGTGAGCTCGGAGACGAACACGCACTTCACCGCGCCTGTCTGGATCAGCGAGTTCGGTGTCGGCGGCCGGGACGAGACCGGCGACAAGCAGCGGGCCTGGTTCGCGAACTTCGTCGACCAACTGATCCGCACCGACGCCGACTTCGCGTACTGGCCGCTCGTCGGCTGGCACGAGAACCGCAAGGGCAACGGCTGGGCCCTGCTGCACTGGGACGCCGAGGGACACCGCATGGGTGTCTACGACGGCGACGACTGGCGGGCCGCCGCCTGGACCAGGCTCATCTCGGCCCAGGGCCGCACCGGCCCGGTGCCGCCCGTGGCGGACTGGTCGATGCTCAGCCCCGATCACGGCGACTTCGTCGAGTCGCGGCGGATACGGGCCCTGCCCGACTGGGATTCCGGCGCCCGGAAGGCCGTGTGCCCCGACGGACAGCGACTGCTCGGCCTCAGTCACACCGGCAACCGGGGCCTGTGCTCGGACGTGTCCGCAGGCCCCTTGTGGGACCCGGCCGGCGGACATGTGGTGGTCGTGGACGAGCGGTATGTCGGGCCGGGCAACGACTGGGCGTCCGGCTACACCAAACTCCAGTGCGCCGACGGCCACTTCCTGACCGGGTACAGCGTCCGCGGTTCGGCCGTCTCGGCCGCCCTGTGCGTGGCCGCTCCGGCGGGCAGGCTCGGCACAGCGGGCCGCACCGTCTGGTTCGACCGGGGCGACAACAGGGGCACGGCCGGCAAGGGCGGCGACTTCGCGCAGGGCCACTACAAGGGCCAGTGCGCGGACGACGAGTACGCGGCCGGGATCGCGTACACGGCTCGGGTGGGTTCGGCACGGACTCCGGACGCCCTGTACTGCCGAAGGCTGGGCTGA